A region of the Methylobacterium nodulans ORS 2060 genome:
GCGTCCACCCGTCCGACCTGCGAGATCTCTCGGATCTCGCCAAGTTTCCCTTCACGGTCAAGACCGATCTGCGGGACAACTACCCATTCAACATGTTCGCCGTGCCGCGCGAGAAGTTGATGCGAATCCACGGCTCCTCGGGCACCACCGGCAAACCCATCGTTGTGGGATATACTGCGGCTGACATCGACATGTGGGCCGACGTAGTGGCTCGCTCCATCCGCGCGGCGGGCGTGCGACCTGGCATGATGGTGCACGTGGCCTACGGTTACGGCCTGTTCACCGGAGGTCTCGGTGCGCACTACGGCGTAGAGCGGCTGGGCTGCACTGTAGTGCCCATGTCAGGCGGCATGACCGATCGACAGGTCCAGCTGATCAACGACTTCCGACCCGACGCCATCATGGTGACGCCAAGCTATATGCTCGCGCTTCTCGACGGCTTCACGAAAGCCGGCCTTGATCCGCGCGCCTCGTCCCTGAAGTTCGGCATCTTTGGCGCCGAGCCGTGGACCAACGCCATGCGTGAGGAGATTGAGCGTGACTTCGCCCTGGATGCTACCGACATCTATGGCCTGTCCGAGGTGATCGGCCCGGGAGTGGCGCAGGAATGCGTGGAGACCAAGGACGGCCTTCACATCTGGGAGGACCACTTCTTGCCAGAGGTGATCGATCCAGAGACTGGCGAGGTGCTGCCCGATGGTGAGAAGGGCGAGCTCGTCTTCACCTCACTCACCAAGGAAGCCTTTCCCATCATCCGTTATCGCACGCGGGACCTCACACGCCTTCTTCCGGGTACGGCTCGGCCCGGCATGCGGCGCATGGAGAAGATCACCGGGCGCTCGGACGACATGATCATCCTGCGCGGCGTCAACGTCTTCCCGACTCAGATCGAGGAAATCCTGCTGGCAATCGAGCCCTGCTCAGGGCATTACCAGCTGGAGCTCACGCGTGAGGGCCGCATGGACGAGATGACCGTCCATGCCGAGGTCCGCGAGGACGCCCATGCCAGCGCCGATCTCGATGTCTGCGCTCAGCGTATTCTCGCCCGAATCAAGGACACGATCGGCATCACGACTCGCATTGAGTTGCATGCGCCTGGCGGCATCGAGCGTTCC
Encoded here:
- the paaK gene encoding phenylacetate--CoA ligase PaaK produces the protein MSDSSSSLGRTIKGGLDSAERASRDQILSLQRDRLAWSLRHAYENVPFYRRKFDEAGVHPSDLRDLSDLAKFPFTVKTDLRDNYPFNMFAVPREKLMRIHGSSGTTGKPIVVGYTAADIDMWADVVARSIRAAGVRPGMMVHVAYGYGLFTGGLGAHYGVERLGCTVVPMSGGMTDRQVQLINDFRPDAIMVTPSYMLALLDGFTKAGLDPRASSLKFGIFGAEPWTNAMREEIERDFALDATDIYGLSEVIGPGVAQECVETKDGLHIWEDHFLPEVIDPETGEVLPDGEKGELVFTSLTKEAFPIIRYRTRDLTRLLPGTARPGMRRMEKITGRSDDMIILRGVNVFPTQIEEILLAIEPCSGHYQLELTREGRMDEMTVHAEVREDAHASADLDVCAQRILARIKDTIGITTRIELHAPGGIERSATGKAKRIIDRRPKG